The Cyanobacteria bacterium GSL.Bin1 genome contains the following window.
AACAAGCCAGTGTTTTTAAGAATGCCATCTCATTTAAAAACCCTCAGGAAGCAGCGATCGCCTCTGATTCCAAATGGAAGCTTTGATCGCGCGTTTGGCCAGCTAAAACGGATTATTGACCGGGGCTTAGCGGTAGTATTATTGCTGGGGTTCATGCCAGCGCTATTGACATTCGCCTTGCTGGTAAAGGGATGTTTTCCCCATTCGTCAATCCTGGTGTATCAGTGGGGTTTGGGTCAAGAAGGTAGGTTATTTCGTCTGTATCAATTTCGGACAACCAGAGCAGATCCCAATCAGAGAGAAAACAGTCCGGGCTTAACAGGACTCGGAGAGTGGCTACAGCAGTTTCATCTCAATGCGTTACCTCAGCTATTCAATGTCGTGCGAGGAGAAATCGGTTTAATGGAACCTAAGCATTGGTTACTGTTATCGGAAATCTTAGAAACTGATGATAGCCCTTACTCAAGCCAGGAATGAAATTTCTATTTTAGAGCATCAAACTTTTATTAAGTAATTGAGGATGACTCAGTAGGTCGGCACATTAAAATAACACTATTTTACGTTTTGTAAATCAAATCAAAAGCCCCTCAGAAAGGTAAATAGAGTTAAGTTTACAATCTGTAAGGAACAATGAAACTATAACGTCGACCTAACTTACCTGGAGAGCGCACCAGAATTATTTGTTGAACAATAGGACATTGCGTCCTTCGAGCAAGTCTTAGATGAAGATTGGTTGTCTTGATTACCTTAAACTTGAAGATATCGCTATTGTCATCGCTAAAGTCATGAGTGTTTCCGTGAACCGCCAAATAATTTACCCCGACAGTGATGGTCAGCCCATGGCAGATAACACCAAGCAATTTCGCTGGATTGTCCTCATTAAAGAAAACTTAGAACTGCTCTTTGCTGACCGCCCAGATGTTTTTGTTGCCGGCGATTTGCTGTGGTATCCCGTGCAAGGGCATCCTGAAATTCGCGTTGCGCCCGATGCCATGGTCGTCTTTGGCCGACCGAAAGGAGATAGAGGATCTTATCGACAATGGGAAGAAGAGAATGTTGTGCCGCAAGTGGTGTTTGAAATCCTCTCTCCGGGCAATCGGGTGAAAGAGATGACTCGGAAACTGCAATTCTATGAGCGTTATGGCGTTGAGGAATATTATATTTATGACCCGGATGATAACGAATTGGAAGGACTGCAACGAAAAGAAGGCAATTTGCAGCTAGTGGAAGAAATCAACGGCTGGGTCAGTCCGAAACTAGGAATTAAATTTGTTTTGAGTGCAGAAACTTTGGAAATTTATCGTCCTGATGGTAGGAAGTTTTTGTCTTCTCTAGAGTTGGAACAACAGCGTCAGCAAGCGACGCAACGCGCGGAACAGGAATCCCAACGAGTACAACGTTTAGCGGCGCAATTGCGGGCATTGGGTATTGACCCCGAAGCTTGAAAAATCGTAAATCAAAACGGGTTGCGGTAAAGCAAAATCAAAAAAATATGGTTGCAGAATCCCAACAGTCACAAAAACATCTCTATGAAACTGATTACCATCTCTGGCTCTTGGAAACGGTGAAGCAGCTCGAAAGTCGAGAGTTGGAAGCCCTGGATTGGGAGAATTTAATTGATGAAGTTTTAGATTTGAGCAAACGAGAAAAGAGAAAGCTGCAAAGTTTATTAAAACGGTTATTTGAGCATTTACTAAAGGTGAAATACTGGACAAGTGAAGTAGAGAGAAGTCGTAGACATTGGCGAGGAGAAATTGCGAACTTCCGCCAACAAATTAAGTATCAATTAGAAGACAGTCCAAGTTTAAAGCCTTTCTTAAAAGAAATCTTTCATCAATCTTATCAAGATGGGAAAGTGAT
Protein-coding sequences here:
- a CDS encoding DUF29 family protein, with amino-acid sequence MVAESQQSQKHLYETDYHLWLLETVKQLESRELEALDWENLIDEVLDLSKREKRKLQSLLKRLFEHLLKVKYWTSEVERSRRHWRGEIANFRQQIKYQLEDSPSLKPFLKEIFHQSYQDGKVIASEKSGLPLDAFPSEPIASLEKVLDENWLP